From Cyclopterus lumpus isolate fCycLum1 chromosome 2, fCycLum1.pri, whole genome shotgun sequence, a single genomic window includes:
- the LOC117744399 gene encoding four and a half LIM domains protein 2-like, which produces MAERYDCMQCAQSLYGQKYILKDDDPFCVKCYEQLFSSSCEVCQKLIHCTSKDLSYKDRHWHSECFLCVKCERSLVDRPFATKEDMPMCIECYSGEYSSKCHACLKTIMPGTKKMEHRGNSWHENCFACNRCQQPIGTRSFIQKDANNYCLPCYEKQFAMQCVHCKKPITTGGVNYRDQPWHKECFVCTGCKQQLAGQRFTSRDDFAYCLECFCNLFAKKCAACTAPISGLGGSKYISFEQRQWHNDCFNCKRCCVSLVGRGFLTSKEEILCPECVKDF; this is translated from the exons ATGGCTGAGCGCTACGACTGTATGCAGTGTGCACAGTCTCTGTACGGGCAGAAGTACATCCTGAAGGACGACGACCCGTTCTGCGTGAAGTGCTACGAGCAGCTTTTCTCCAGCAGCTGTGAAGTCTGCCAGAAGCTCATTCACTGCACCAGCAAG GATCTGTCGTACAAGGACCGCCACTGGCACAGCGAATGCTTCCTCTGCGTCAAGTGCGAGCGATCTCTGGTGGATCGGCCTTTCGCCACCAAGGAGGACATGCCGATGTGCATCGAGTGCTACAGCGGCGAGTACTCTTCCAAGTGCCACGCGTGCCTGAAGACCATCATGCCAG GCACCAAAAAGATGGAGCATAGGGGCAACAGCTGGCATGAGAATTGCTTCGCCTGTAACCGTTGCCAGCAGCCCATTGGCACCAGGAGCTTCATCCAGAAGGACGCCAACAACTACTGCCTGCCCTGCTACGAGAAGCAGTTTGCCATGCAGTGTGTCCACTGCAAGAAG CCCATCACCACTGGAGGAGTGAACTACCGTGACCAGCCGTGGCACAAGGAGTGCTTTGTCTGCACCGGCTGCAAGCAGCAGCTGGCCGGCCAGCGCTTCACCTCTCGGGACGACTTCGCCTATTGCCTCGAGTGCTTCTGCAACTTGTTCGCCAAGAAGTGTGCTGCCTGCACCGCCCCGATCAGTG GTCTCGGCGGCAGCAAGTACATCTCGTTTGAGCAGCGTCAGTGGCACAACGACTGCTTCAACTGCAAACGCTGCTGCGTGTCTCTGGTGGGTCGAGGCTTCCTGACGAGCAAAGAGGAAATCCTCTGCCCCGAGTGCGTCAAAGACTTCTGA
- the LOC117744847 gene encoding PI-PLC X domain-containing protein 1-like isoform X1 produces MEDERRLQLSGNPDWMSRLPEELQDVPLWNLAIPGSHDSMSFCLDVSSPVLRSEPCLLRAMDALVPCWTRPCVSRWATTQQSVLSKQCELGVRFLDLRIARKPAGGHTLFFAHGIYTLMTVKEALDELAAWLDAHPKEIVIISCSHFELLTHEDHSHLVEYIITLYGKKLCPSQDIPTLRSCWSRGQQVVVSYDNQQVVLQHPELWTEIPYWYADSPDPKKVIAYLEDQKHRGRPAGFYVSGLNLTEDAPYVLLHPLQGMRKMTMRALSLLLRWASEQRPGREAGEVNVVCCDFVDVSHFCSLVIGLNYKTLAPGRCHSNQTGWPT; encoded by the exons ATGGAAGACGAAAGGCGGCTGCAGCTCAGCGGGAACCCGGACTGGATGTCCCGTCTGCcggaggagctgcaggatgTCCCGCTGTGGAACCTGGCTATACCCG GGAGCCATGACAGCATGTCTTTCTGCCTGGATGTTTCCTCTCCCGTCCTGAGATCAGAGCCCTGTCTCCTCAGAGCGATGGACGCGCTGGTCCCCTGCTGGACTCGACCCTGTGTCTCCCGCTGGGCCACCACGCAG caATCGGTCCTCAGTAAACAGTGTGAACTCGGTGTTCGTTTCTTGGACCTGCGGATCGCCAGGAAGCCGGCGGGGGGCCACACACTGTTCTTCGCCCACGGCATCTACACACTGATGACGgtgaag gaggCCCTGGATGAACTGGCCGCCTGGTTGGATGCTCATCCAAAAGAGATCGTCATCATCTCCTGCTCGCATTTTGAGTTGCTAACCCATGAAGATCACTCCCACCTTGTCGAGTACATCATCACGCTGTACGGGAAGAAGCTCTGCCCCTCGCAG GACATTCCCACTCTGCGGTCCTGTTGGTCCAGAGGTCAGCAGGTCGTTGTTTCATATGACAACCAGCAGGTGGTGCTGCAGCACCCCGAGCTGTGGACTGAAATACCTTACTG GTATGCCGACAGCCCAGATCCTAAGAAGGTGATTGCCTACCTGGAGGACCAGAAGCACAGAGGAAGACCAG CTGGTTTCTATGTCAGCGGCCTGAACCTGACAGAAGACGCTCCCTACGTCCTCCTTCACCCGCTCCAGGGCATGAGGAAGATGACGATGAGGGCTCTCTCGCTGCTGCTCCGCTGGGCGAGCGAGCAGCGACCGGGCCGAGAGGCCGGCGAGGTCAACGTCGTCTGCTGCGACTTCGTGGACGTCAGTCACTTCTGCTCGCTTGTGATTGGACTAAATTACAAAACGCTCGCTCCGGGCCGTTGCCATAGTAACCAGACCGGATGGCCAACATAG
- the LOC117744847 gene encoding PI-PLC X domain-containing protein 1-like isoform X2, translating into MEDERRLQLSGNPDWMSRLPEELQDVPLWNLAIPGSHDSMSFCLDVSSPVLRSEPCLLRAMDALVPCWTRPCVSRWATTQQSVLSKQCELGVRFLDLRIARKPAGGHTLFFAHGIYTLMTEALDELAAWLDAHPKEIVIISCSHFELLTHEDHSHLVEYIITLYGKKLCPSQDIPTLRSCWSRGQQVVVSYDNQQVVLQHPELWTEIPYWYADSPDPKKVIAYLEDQKHRGRPAGFYVSGLNLTEDAPYVLLHPLQGMRKMTMRALSLLLRWASEQRPGREAGEVNVVCCDFVDVSHFCSLVIGLNYKTLAPGRCHSNQTGWPT; encoded by the exons ATGGAAGACGAAAGGCGGCTGCAGCTCAGCGGGAACCCGGACTGGATGTCCCGTCTGCcggaggagctgcaggatgTCCCGCTGTGGAACCTGGCTATACCCG GGAGCCATGACAGCATGTCTTTCTGCCTGGATGTTTCCTCTCCCGTCCTGAGATCAGAGCCCTGTCTCCTCAGAGCGATGGACGCGCTGGTCCCCTGCTGGACTCGACCCTGTGTCTCCCGCTGGGCCACCACGCAG caATCGGTCCTCAGTAAACAGTGTGAACTCGGTGTTCGTTTCTTGGACCTGCGGATCGCCAGGAAGCCGGCGGGGGGCCACACACTGTTCTTCGCCCACGGCATCTACACACTGATGACG gaggCCCTGGATGAACTGGCCGCCTGGTTGGATGCTCATCCAAAAGAGATCGTCATCATCTCCTGCTCGCATTTTGAGTTGCTAACCCATGAAGATCACTCCCACCTTGTCGAGTACATCATCACGCTGTACGGGAAGAAGCTCTGCCCCTCGCAG GACATTCCCACTCTGCGGTCCTGTTGGTCCAGAGGTCAGCAGGTCGTTGTTTCATATGACAACCAGCAGGTGGTGCTGCAGCACCCCGAGCTGTGGACTGAAATACCTTACTG GTATGCCGACAGCCCAGATCCTAAGAAGGTGATTGCCTACCTGGAGGACCAGAAGCACAGAGGAAGACCAG CTGGTTTCTATGTCAGCGGCCTGAACCTGACAGAAGACGCTCCCTACGTCCTCCTTCACCCGCTCCAGGGCATGAGGAAGATGACGATGAGGGCTCTCTCGCTGCTGCTCCGCTGGGCGAGCGAGCAGCGACCGGGCCGAGAGGCCGGCGAGGTCAACGTCGTCTGCTGCGACTTCGTGGACGTCAGTCACTTCTGCTCGCTTGTGATTGGACTAAATTACAAAACGCTCGCTCCGGGCCGTTGCCATAGTAACCAGACCGGATGGCCAACATAG
- the LOC117746656 gene encoding collagen alpha-1(XVIII) chain-like, producing the protein MRRGDRWSLLTLQTCILLLLVPRIQSQRREESGVSLLQLIGDPPPDEITRSYGPRGETAYVFTSAAASGQPALAHVPNPFHRHFSLLFHVKPSTPAASVLFSITDGPQRIMYIGVKLGAVRSGRQRVQFFYTEPDSEASYEAAAFEVPSLVGTWSRFSLSVYEEQVTFYQGCDSEPQVVKFERSPDPMELDTGAGIFVGQAGGADTDKFQGEIADLRVVGNHRAAERLCDDEDDTDAASGDFGSGDGERRRTVKTTSAPLRPVPEPPLISSAGTRITQSGAGGAKGEKGDRGERGSTGVSGPTGPKGESGSSGSPSQGGGGGQKGEKGTKGSSGFGYSGNKGDPGAQGPPGPPGPAGPTADVVTLKDGSVVNQVSGPPGAAGPAGEDGEPGDPGEDGKAGPAGPPGVPGSPGASGAQGQKGEVGEGQPGPRGPPGPPGPAGSGTGDRPTFFDMEGSGFTDSDRIRGGRGLPGLPGPPGPPGVSVALGPNGPVTFGPPGPPGQDGVPGLPGPPGPPGRLGQPGSGEKGESGELGLPGAAGEKGAQGDLGLPGASGQGGLAGLPGPMGPVGPSGPPGPPGPPSRFGHVNQDGYETINGSPGLSGPPGPQGPPGIAGLPGRPGLPGNHGDKGSEGSSGSPGIPGLDGFTGKPGEKGAAGQRGEPGLPGRDGALPGPPGPPGPPGQVTYQTSDYNDVYWSEGSQEGNGVAGRAGFPGPSGPKGDKGDSGTPGYAPKGEKGEPGLIMGADGRPQYLGGLAGRPGDGGPPGPEGPTGPYGPSGPKGEIGIPGRPGRPGLNGARGDKGDSGSVYGSGHAGAPGPPGPPGPPGPSLHTDRIRGYEDSSRYYPAVKGDKGDRGPPGALEITGAGSTVDLHTLRNELKGETGDPGFKGEKGEPSGGYYHYGGSGGPAVPGPPGPRGESIVGPPGPQGPTGQPGRGYDGQAGPPGPPGPPGASVTGSHRGSQTINIPGPPGPPGVPGLPGYSSGVTVLRSYDTMTATARRQPEGSLVYIIEQTDLYIRVRDGIRQVQLGSYIALPGQDSNEVAAVQPPPVVPYSPDHHSNTAAHDSQRPPESPVHGDSGHRSHPDPHHPDPHHPDPRYPTHSDPRYPTHSDPRYPTHSDPQNPTHSDPQNPTHSDPRYPTHSDPRNPTHSDPQNPTHSDPRYPTHSDPRNPTHSDPQNPTHSDPRYPTHSDPRNPTHSDPQNPTHSDPRNPTHSDPRNQPDTQYQPDPRFPAPTDPRFPSYSDRINHPDGRFPGNPAQERPAYPETRHPVTPQRRPPPHVPQSPVHHHTSGPGLHLIALNSPQTGSMRGIRGADFLCFTQAQAIGMKGTFRAFLSARLQDLHSIVRKADRDRMPIVNLKDEVLFDSWDGVFNDGRLKDNVPIYSFDGKDVLNDGTWPEKMLWHGSTGAGRGHAEDLCEMWRVGNQAVTGMASSLQSGSLLQQSAGSCSSSYVVLCIENSYAGQAKR; encoded by the exons ATGCGTAGAGGCGACAGGTGGTCGTTGCTGACCCTGCAGACCTGcatcctcctgctgctggtgcCTCGCATACAGTCTCAGCGCAGAG AGGAGAGCGGCGTCTCTTTGCTCCAGCTCATCGGAGATCCCCCACCAGATGAGATCACCAGGTCCTACGGGCCGAGGGGGGAGACCGCCTACGTCTTCACCTCCGCGGCGGCGTCCGGCCAGCCGGCTCTGGCCCACGTGCCCAACCCTTTCCACCGccacttctccctcctcttccacgTCAAGCCCTCCACCCCCGCCGCCTCCGTGCTCTTCTCCATCACCGACGGGCCCCAGAGAATCATGTACATCGGCGTCAAGCTCGGCGCGGTGCGATCCGGCCGCCAGAGGGTGCAGTTCTTCTACACCGAGCCCGACTCCGAGGCGTCGTACGAGGCGGCCGCCTTCGAGGTGCCGAGCCTGGTGGGCACCTGGAGCCGCTTCTCGCTGTCGGTCTACGAAGAGCAGGTGACCTTCTACCAGGGCTGCGACTCCGAGCCGCAGGTGGTGAAGTTCGAGCGCTCGCCGGATCCCATGGAGCTCGACACCGGGGCGGGGATCTTCGTGGGGCAGGCGGGAGGAGCCGACACGGACAAGTTCCAG GGCGAGATCGCCGATCTGAGGGTGGTGGGGAACCATCGGGCAGCTGAGCGCTTGTGtgacgacgaggacgacaccGACGCT GCTTCTGGAGACTTTGGCAGCGGAGACGGAGAGCGGAGACGCACAGTGAAG ACCACGTCTGCTCCCTTGCGGCCGGTACCTGAACCCCCTCTGATCTCCTCGGCCGGAACCAGAATCACACAATCAG GTGCCGGCGGAGCGAAAGGTGAGAAAggtgacagaggagagaggggctCAACGGGGGTCTCGGGCCCTACAGGGCCAAAGGGAGAGTCCGGttcctccggttccccctctcAGGGTGGAGGAGGCGGGCAGAAG GGAGAAAAAGGTACAAAG GGCAGCTCTGGCTTCGGATACTCCGGCAATAAAGGAGACCCCGGTGCTCAGGGGCCTCCCGGGCCCCCTGGTCCTGCCGGACCTACAGCGGACGTGGTTACGCTCAAGGACGGCTCTGTTGTGAACCAGGTGTCGGGGCCACCGGGGGCCGCGGGACCcgcaggagaagatggagaaccT GGCGATCCAGGAGAGGACGGGAAAGCC GGTCCCGCCGGACCACCAGGTGTACCAGGGAGTCCAGGAGCATCCGGTGCTCAAGGCCAGAAG GGTGAGGTCGGAGAGGGTCAACCAGGACCCAGAGGCCCCCCGGGTCCACCGGGACCTGCTGGATCCGGCACCGGGGACCGCCCA ACGTTCTTTGACATGGAGGGCTCGGGGTTCACGGACTCGGACAGAATCCGG gGGGGCCGTGGTCTCCCGGGTCTCCCGGGGCCTCCTGGCCCTCCCGGGGTTTCGGTGGCACTGGGTCCCAACGGTCCGGTCACTTTCGGACCTCCTGGACCACCTGGACAGGATGGAGTCCCCGGTCTCCCG ggtcctcctggtcctcctggtaGACTAGGTCAACCGGGATCCGGAGAAAAG GGTGAAAGCGGTGAGCTTGGTCTCCcgggagcagctggagaaaag GGTGCTCAGGGTGACCTCGGACTGCCAGGTGCCTCAGGGCAGGGTGGGCTGGCGGGGCTTCCAGGTCCCATGGGACCAGTTGGACCCTCGGGACCCCCCGGGCCACCAGGCCCGCCGTCCCGCTTTGGTCAT GTGAACCAGGATGGATACGAGACCATCAATGGCTCGCCCGGACTCAGTGGCCCACCTGGACCTCAG GGCCCGCCGGGTATCGCAGGTCTACCT GGTCGGCCGGGTTTGCCAGGGAACCATGGAGACAAAGGATCAGAGGGATCCAGTGGATCTCCTGGGATTCCAGGTCTCGACGGGTTCACCGGAAAGCCG GGTGAGAAGGGAGCCgcaggacagagaggagagccg gGTCTGCCGGGGCGAGATGGAGCGCTACCTGGACCTCCAGGGCCTCCCGGTCCTCCAGGACAAGTCACCTACCAGACCAGCGAT TATAATGACGTGTATTGGAGCGAAGGGTCACAG gAAGGGAACGGTGTTGCGGGTCGAGCAGGATTCCCG ggGCCCTCTGGACCAAAAGGAGACAAGGGAGACTCGGGTACTCCAGGATATGCACCTAAA GGCGAGAAAGGAGAACCTGGTCTCATCATGGGGGCCGATGGGAGACCACAGTACCTCGGAGGTCTGGCGGGACGGCCG GGCGACGGAGGCCCCCCTGGACCTGAGGGCCCTACA ggtCCTTACGGCCCTTCAGGACCGAAGGGAGAGATCGGGATACCGGGTCGACCC GGTCGGCCGGGGCTGAACGGCGccagaggagacaagggagactCGGGCTCTGTATATGGATCTGGTCACGCT GGTGCTCCGGGTCCACCGGGCCCCCCTGGACCTCCAGGACCTTCTCTTCACACAGACAGAATCAGA GGCTATGAGGACAGCTCCAGGTATTATCCAG CCGTTAAAGGAGACAAAGGCGATCGAGGACCACCGGGGGCGCTAGAGATTACAG GTGCCGGATCCACCGTGGACCTCCACACCTTGAGG AATGAGCTGAAAGGTGAAACGGGCGATCCGGGCTtcaaaggagagaaaggagaaccGAGTGGAGGGTACTACCACTACGGAGGCAGCGGGGGTCCCGCAGTGCCCGGACCTCCC gGCCCGAGAGGAGAATCCATCGTCGGCCCACCGGGCCCTCAGGGGCCAACGGGTCAACCAGGAAGAGGCTACGATGGGCAAGCTGGACCCCCGGGGCCGCCCGGACCTCCAGGAGCATCTGTAACTGGATCTCACAGGGGCTCACAGA CCATCAATATTCCTGGACCACCGGGACCCCCTGGAGTGCCCGGACTACCTGGATACTCCTCAGGG GTGACGGTGTTGAGGTCTTATGACACCATGACAGCCACGGCTAGAAGACAGCCCGAGGGCTCTCTGGTCTACATCATAGAACAGACGGATCTCTACATACGGGTCCGAGACGGAATCCGTCAAGTccag CTCGGGAGCTACATTGCTTTGCCCGGCCAGGAC AGTAATGAGGTAGCGGCTGTGCAGCCCCCACCGGTCGTCCCCTATTCCCCGGACCACCACTCCAACACCGCCGCACACGACTCCCAGAGGCCACCTGAGAGTCCGGTCCACGGCGACTCTGGGCATCGGTCACACCCGGACCCGCATCACCCTGACCCGCATCACCCTGACCCCAGATACCCAACCCACTCTGATCCCCGATACCCAACCCACTCTGATCCACGATACCCAACCCACTCTGATCCCCAAAACCCAACCCACTCTGATCCCCAAAACCCAACCCACTCTGATCCCCGATACCCAACCCACTCTGATCCCCGAAACCCAACCCACTCTGATCCCCAAAACCCAACCCACTCTGATCCCCGATACCCAACCCACTCTGATCCCCGAAACCCAACCCACTCTGATCCCCAAAACCCAACCCACTCTGATCCCCGATACCCAACCCACTCTGATCCCCGAAACCCAACCCACTCTGATCCCCAAAACCCAACCCACTCTGATCCCCGAAACCCAACCCACTCTGATCCCCGAAACCAACCTGACACGCAATACCAGCCGGATCCGCGGTTCCCAGCTCCAACAGATCCCAGGTTTCCCAGTTACTCGGACCGGATAAATCACCCAGATGGGAGGTTTCCTGGGAATCCGGCCCAGGAACGTCCTGCCTACCCAGAGACTCGTCACCCGGTCACTCCCCAGAGAAGACCACCTCCTCATGTGCCCCAGTCTCCGGTCCACCATCATACCTCAGGTCCAGGG CTCCACCTCATCGCCCTGAACAGCCCTCAGACTGGCTCCATGCGGGGCATCCGTGGTGCAGACTTCCTGTGCTTCACTCAGGCTCAGGCCATCGGCATGAAGGGGACCTTCAGGGCCTTCCTGTCTGCCAGACTCCAGGATCTGCACAGCATCGTCCGCAAGGCCGACAGGGACCGTATGCCAATAGTCAACCTGAAG GACGAGGTTCTGTTCGACAGCTGGGACGGTGTGTTCAATGACGGCCGATTGAAGGACAACGTGCCGATCTACTCCTTCGACGGCAAAGACGTCCTCAACGACGGCACATG GCCAGAGAAGATGCTGTGGCACGGGTCAACCGGCGCCGGGCGGGGCCACGCCGAAGACTTGTGCGAGATGTGGCGCGTGGGCAACCAGGCGGTCACCGGCATGGCGTCGTCGCTGCAGAGCGgcagtctgctgcagcagagcgCCGGCAGCTGCTCCAGCTCCTACGTCGTGCTGTGCATCGAGAACAGCTACGCCGGCCAGGCCaagagatag